In Styela clava chromosome 14, kaStyClav1.hap1.2, whole genome shotgun sequence, the following are encoded in one genomic region:
- the LOC120341707 gene encoding ubiquitin conjugation factor E4 A-like has protein sequence MDNRASSSNAEMQSNPFAALLANSCNEPMEVPKLSTQTDSHIDESGIDLPGQVIESEKESQDVTQMTFPSELSNSKLNQHKNDLAERIFLLTDNQHLNTSEEVKRDLPSFCVLLDNDESGPLHETVEQLIFNRLLLIDPEKSLVKRSEEHNETTEKEAKEDRPLVYLLQSFNRLMHEEKYIPPNLLSTISFYRQLIVRNISTAFISPELFMEIGKEKGMVHQQFYNMLVSNDCSDPTSPPRLCLYSVADYFSMNEPDLMEAAFAPLLEVLANDLGLDDLLDAGLHVHLAVLSTFAEHPGLAVVTLNHDAKIDGKLVMEGTQKKSFLDILFGKSCLVPDPQTKAYLFFEDVARMGPTEVENEEYHLQNKTDGFHSQLFSIIRQFLKHKSTRSKTLQWFGNTIAHHGYLAKMWSHEHVDVFMDVFGPDATQLNISSVLLRLCLPFCSEKTVVKGIEEGSSKSTPPKFLKINSSYIDVTGQPDAHAKGVHGVQLHKDTRLQSTEDNTPAPVTIADSYNFITECFFLTHRSIYLSVHGLIKKFYKLNRSLNRDEDVYRQIRASGQDPNGHAALVVKRFETGMRNYLSIKGVLTEPAFLKACIRLHGTTAQYLNHIAMSDNNDTLARVVLPLPEGETVPKGLYCIPEYVVENLTDMLLFIWRFDRSSAHLFNPFIHDILLVITIYMGNKSRMSNPHLRASLAEVLPIVMPLSEDDNSKSNKEEIFNAFPHSPFLTVATLQLFVDIEFTGDPNQFEQKFHYRQPLYQILKYLWQKKSCNDMIKKHVRLAISNIDEVSHPLFLQFTNLLLNDSIYLLDEAMGFLTQIKGLEREKAAGEWEELNQQEKMQKEGELRQLGMLAKYHNLLSNDTLDTLVYLTEAKEVKELFSHPSLADRVAAMLDDFLLKLVGPKMGALRVRDLSKYQFKPKVLVVDLCQIYVHLCVKDDFCHAISKDGRSYSNKLFPMACQVLRRIGNEELRQKMMEISERVKLFSSQEEEEEEMFMDAPDEFFDALMSTLMRDPVTLPTSKQVVDRSTISRHLMSDPTDPFNRSSLTMQDVIPNTELKNKITLWIEEKRKKKLDESDS, from the coding sequence ATGGATAATAGAGCAAGCAGTAGTAATGCTGAAATGCAAAGCAACCCATTTGCAGCTTTACTAGCTAATTCTTGCAATGAACCTATGGAGGTTCCAAAACTATCAACTCAAACTGATTCACATATTGATGAAAGCGGAATTGATTTGCCGGGACAAGTCATCGAAAGCGAAAAAGAATCTCAAGATGTCACTCAAATGACTTTTCCAAGTGAATTATCGAACTCAAAGTTGAACCAACATAAAAATGATTTAGCGGAAAGAATTTTTCTTTTGACTGATAATCAGCACCTTAATACCAGTGAGGAAGTGAAAAGAGATTTGCCTTCTTTCTGCGTTTTACTGGATAATGATGAAAGTGGTCCATTGCATGAAACAGTCGAACAGCTCATCTTCAACCGTCTTTTGTTAATAGACCCTGAAAAATCTCTCGTGAAGCGATCAGAAGAACATAATGAAACTACAGAAAAGGAGGCAAAAGAGGATCGTcctcttgtttatttattgcaatctTTCAACAGATTAATGcatgaagaaaaatatattccacCAAATCTTTTATCGACAATATCATTTTATCGTCAACTGATTGTTCGAAATATATCAACTGCGTTTATTAGCCCAGAATTATTTATGGAAATTGGAAAAGAAAAAGGAATGGTTCACCAACAGTTTTATAATATGCTTGTATCGAATGATTGTTCGGATCCCACAAGCCCTCCTAGACTTTGCTTGTATAGTGTTGCTGATTATTTCTCAATGAATGAGCCTGATCTGATGGAAGCCGCTTTTGCACCATTGCTGGAAGTTCTTGCAAATGATCTCGGCCTTGATGATTTATTAGATGCCGGATTACACGTTCATCTTGCTGTTTTGTCAACGTTCGCTGAGCATCCTGGCTTAGCAGTTGTTACTTTGAATCATGATGCTAAAATAGATGGAAAGTTGGTTATGGAAGGAACACAAAAGAAAAGTTTTCTTGACATTTTATTCGGAAAGTCGTGTCTTGTTCCAGATCCACAAACAAAAGCGTATTTGTTTTTTGAAGATGTTGCGAGGATGGGTCCAACTGAGGTCGAAAATGAGGAATATCATCTTCAGAATAAAACAGATGGGTTCCATTCTCAACTGTTTTCTATTATTAGACAGTTTCTGAAACACAAGTCTACCCGTTCTAAGACTTTGCAGTGGTTTGGTAATACCATTGCTCATCATGGTTATCTTGCAAAAATGTGGTCGCACGAACACGTCGATGTTTTTATGGATGTGTTTGGTCCAGATGCGACACAACTTAATATTAGCAGCGTATTACTTCGTCTTTGTTTGCCCTTTTGCTCAGAAAAAACTGTTGTAAAAGGTATTGAAGAGGGGTCCTCGAAATCAACACCTCCcaagtttttaaaaattaattcatcataTATTGATGTCACGGGACAGCCTGATGCCCATGCCAAGGGTGTACATGGCGTTCAATTACACAAGGATACCCGGTTGCAATCAACTGAAGACAATACACCAGCGCCAGTAACTATAGCTGACTCGTATAATTTTATCACAGAGTGCTTTTTCTTAACACACCGTTCAATTTATCTCAGTGTCCATGGCcttatcaaaaaattttataAGTTGAATCGAAGTTTAAATCGTGATGAAGATGTTTATCGTCAGATTCGTGCTTCTGGACAAGATCCAAATGGACACGCAGCTCTTGTTGTCAAAAGGTTCGAGACGGGTATGCGTAATTATTTGAGTATAAAAGGAGTGTTAACTGAGCCCGCTTTTCTCAAAGCGTGCATTCGACTTCATGGTACAACAGCACAATACTTGAATCATATTGCCATGTCAGACAACAATGATACACTGGCACGAGTTGTTCTACCCCTTCCTGAGGGCGAAACTGTGCCTAAAGGTCTTTACTGCATTCCTGAATATGTTGTGGAAAACCTTACCGATATGCTATTGTTTATTTGGAGGTTCGATCGTTCATCGGCGCACTTGTTTAACCCATTTATCCATGACATTCTTCTTGTTATTACGATTTACATGGGAAATAAAAGTAGAATGTCAAATCCACATTTGCGTGCCTCTCTTGCTGAAGTGTTACCAATTGTAATGCCTTTATCTGAAGATGATAATTCAAAAAGCAACAAAGAAGAAATTTTCAATGCTTTCCCACATTCTCCATTTTTAACTGTTGCTACTCTTCAGCTTTTTGTCGACATAGAGTTTACTGGCGATCCAAATCAATTTGAGCAAAAGTTTCACTATAGGCAACCCTTGTATCAAATCCTAAAATATCTATGGCAGAAGAAATCTTGTAATGACATGATCAAGAAGCATGTAAGATTGGCTATCAGTAATATTGATGAGGTTTCGCATCCTTTGTTTTTGCAATTTACGAACCTGCTTCTCAATgattctatttatttattggatGAAGCCATGGGGTTCTTGACACAAATAAAAGGCCTTGAACGTGAGAAAGCAGCAGGCGAATGGGAAGAATTGAATCAACAGGAAAAAATGCAAAAAGAAGGGGAGTTGAGACAGTTAGGAATGCTGGCAAAATATCACAATTTATTATCAAATGACACTTTAGACACCTTGGTTTATCTCACAGAAGCCAAAGAAGTCAAAGAACTTTTTAGTCATCCATCTCTGGCTGATAGAGTAGCTGCCATGCTTGATGACTTTTTGTTAAAATTAGTTGGGCCGAAAATGGGTGCGCTAAGGGTACGAGATCTTTCCAAATACCAGTTCAAACCAAAAGTACTTGTAGTGGACTTATGCCAAATATATGTCCACCTTTGCGTAAAAGATGATTTTTGCCATGCTATATCAAAAGATGGTAGGTCATATTCTAATAAGTTATTTCCAATGGCCTGTCAAGTTCTTAGACGTATCGGTAATGAAGAGTTACGACAGAAAATGATGGAAATATCTGAACGCGTCAAACTCTTTAGCAGTCAAGAGGAGGAAGAAGAAGAGATGTTTATGGATGCTCCTGATGAATTTTTTGATGCCTTAATGTCAACATTAATGCGTGATCCTGTGACTTTACCAACATCAAAACAGGTTGTAGACAGATCTACTATATCAAGACATCTGATGAGTGATCCCACTGACCCATTTAACAGATCTTCTCTTACAATGCAAGATGTTATCCCAAACACagagttgaaaaataaaatcacgCTCTGGATTGAAGAGAAGAGGAAGAAAAAACTTGATGAATCTGATAGCTAG
- the LOC120340943 gene encoding ectonucleotide pyrophosphatase/phosphodiesterase family member 7-like produces MSIMRYLLIGAVLCTCAGSMPSLEDHHKLLLLSIDGVRWDQTDDMKGFRYIQENGVRAEYMIPAFPSHTSPCHMSIATGLHTESHGVVHNGYYDLKNNRTGQTGFHGALFISEWFDNGQEPIWITASSQGLKSGGYLYPGSNCTYKGRVPTRSILDAYPTIPTENDWRKRIDDVISWFNDDDFDFIALYLEGLDEISHEFGPNSKEVYHEKQVVDRFLQYMFKQVKLAGLEDDLNIIIVSDHGQLDVEVSYVDEKGINLTRYIDPNWITFVFSYGPLGLIEPVPEFKTRVYETLKSAHSHMDVYYKEDIPERYHYKNHERVPSIVVVAHPGYQMYDEHPGFEALGGDHGYDNRLEQMRAIYYSVGPSFKKGVRITEFESINVYPLMCYLLGLDPATNNGTLDILYSILKKDEEERKFDMKKTLTILAFTCFVLYTLL; encoded by the exons ATGTCTATAATGAGGTATTTATTAATTGGAGCGGTATTATGCACATGTGCAGGAAGCATGCCAAGTCTTGAAGACCACCATAAACTTCTTCTTCTTTCAATAGATGGAGTGAG GTGGGATCAAACAGACGATATGAAAGGCTTTCGATATATTCAAGAAAATGGTGTTCGAGCGGAGTACATGATACCGGCTTTTCCTTCACACACCTCTCCTTGTCACATGTCGATAGCAACTG GATTGCATACTGAATCTCATGGTGTCGTTCATAACGGCTATTATGATCTGAAAAACAACAGGACAGGACAAACTGGATTCCATGGAGCCCTTTTCATAAGCGAATGGTTCGATAATGGGCAGGAACCAATTTGGATTACTGCATCTTCCCAA GGACTTAAGAGTGGAGGATACCTATATCCAGGTAGTAATTGTACGTACAAAGGGCGGGTGCCAACAAGATCAATTTTAGATGCGTATCCAACGATTCCGACAGAAAATGACTGGCGAAAGAGAATAGATGACGTCATATCATGGTTCAATGACGATGACTTCGACttcattgcattatatttaGAAGGG TTGGATGAAATAAGTCACGAATTTGGACCAAATTCGAAAGAAGTTTATCATGAGAAGCAAGTGGTCGATCGATTTTTACAATATATGTTCAAACAAGTGAAGCTTGCTGGCCTCGAAGACGATCTAAATATAATCATTGTGAG CGATCATGGTCAGTTGGACGTCGAAGTGAGCTACGTTGACGAAAAAGGAATCAATCTTACCAGATATATCGATCCAAATTGGATAACCTTCGTATTCAGTTATGGACCTCTTGGACTTATAGAGCCAGTTCCTGAGTTTAAAACTAGGGTCTACGAAACTCTTAAAA GTGCACACAGTCACATGGACGTTTATTATAAAGAAGATATACCGGAACGATATCATTATAAAAATCACGAACGAGTGCCGTCTATTGTAGTCGTAGCTCATCCTGGTTATCAGATGTATGAT GAACACCCTGGGTTTGAAGCTTTGGGAGGGGATCATGGATATGACAATAGATTGGAGCAAATGAGAGCCATATATTACAGTGTCGGACCTTCGTTTAAA AAAGGAGTTCGTATCACGGAGTTTGAATCAATAAATGTTTATCCTCTGATGTGCTATCTTCTCGGTCTTGATCCTGCGACAAACAACGGAACACTGGATATTTTATACTCAATACTAAAAAAAGACGAAGAAGAAcgaaaatttgatatgaaaaagaCTCTGACTATTTTAGCCTTCACCTGCTTCGTATTATATACTCTTCTTTGA
- the LOC120340697 gene encoding protein FAM47E-like: MAQNKYDLLLVPGRGDKKIRPQPWYKERLRTKYIKSKKPNDPSHNLVGRNWVFIKSNVDDFRDGKPLDVGDGFIVEGDKGISPVISHSKRSVSSNLTNVQSRLTKEQRVFSKSLPLQEERRNYIDEMEFGLAQHPLALYPHLEEGMPPELFEEVVNILDPEMNPEAETDEESTATSATRDVIIEGSAAGDLMTSSEDKHTVSFDLIELQQDKNKPKNPYKWILQRNMTQKDDKKGSKKRPTSPSQDEHIKKVTKEFCDWVAGLGGESNNVEESTIMSLFASGYETKPALSVPIHVVELTNVPMELRLSAGLSPIGSGRKSALSSAATTSSTEAKKYGAENQKYMPSWVKVKYGAWYLDPKSWTPRADGDPLEDPEEVKRREQSESKKKSDEMDAQLSPLHGAKAFRQFLERGNRRKPDFMVKVTDLQDEAEGLNSPPADERNHRLGTRRELSRNSARVNSGLTVRSIYSTNR, translated from the exons ATGGCGCAGAATAAGTATGATTTGTTATTGGTGCCGGGCAGGGGAGACAAGAAAATTCGTCCACAGCCATG GTACAAAGAAAGATTGAGAacgaaatatataaaatcaaaaaagccAAATGATCCTTCGCATAATCTTGTTGGAAGAAATTGGGTTTTCATTAAAAGTAACGTAGATGATTTTCGTGATGGGAAACCTTTAGATGTTGGAGATGGATTCATTGTGGAG GGAGATAAAGGAATATCACCTGTTATCAGTCATAGCAAACGATCCGTGAGCAGCAACCTCACCAATGTGCAATCCAG ACTAACAAAAGAACAAAGAGTGTTCAGTAAATCTCTCCCACTACAAGAAGAGAGAAGAAATTATATTGATGAGATGGAATTTGGACTTGCTCAACATCCACTCGCATTATATCCTCATTTGGAAGAAGGAATGCCTCCTGAG TTATTTGAAGAAGTAGTAAACATACTTGACCCAGAGATGAATCCTGAAGCAGAAACAGATGAGGAATCAACAGCAACCAGTGCAACAAG ggATGTAATAATTGAAGGAAGTGCTGCTGGAGACCTTATGACATCGTCAGAAGACAAACACACAGTTTCCTTTGATTT aaTTGAATTACAACAAGataaaaataaaccaaaaaatCCATACAAGTGGATATTACAAAGAAACATGACACAAAAAGATGACAAAAAAGGCTCAAAAAAGAGACCTACATCACCATCACAAGATgaacatattaaaaaa gtCACAAAAGAATTTTGCGATTGGGTCGCAGGTTTAGGTGGAGAAAGCAATAACGTTGAAGAATCAACTATTATGAGTTTATTTGCCAGTGGCTATGAGACTAAG CCTGCATTGTCAGTTCCTATTCATGTTGTTGAATTAACTAATGTTCCAATGGAATTAAGATTATCAGCCGGGTTATCTCCTATAGGATCGGGAAGAAAAAGTGCTCTGTCATCTGCAGCTACTACCTCATCTACTGAAGCAAAGAAG TATGGAGCAGAAAATCAAAAGTACATGCCTAGCTGGGTGAAGGTCAAGTATGGGGCCTGGTATTTGGATCCCAAATCATGGACCCCAAGGGCTGATGGGGATCCTCTTGAGGATCCAGAGGAAGTTAAAAGGCGAGAACAATCTGAATctaaaaagaaaagtgatgaaATGGATGCTCAGTTGTCTCCTCTTCATGGCGCCAAAGCTTTCAG ACAATTTTTGGAAAGAGGCAACCGAAGGAAGCCAGATTTTATGGTCAAAGTAACAGACCTACAGGATGAAGCTGAAGGATTGAACAGTCCTCCTGCAGACGAACGAAATCACAGACTTGGAACCAGAAGAGAACTTTCACGAAACTCGGCAAGAGTAAATTCAGGACTGACTGTGCGATCAATTTATTCTACAAACAGATAG
- the LOC120340699 gene encoding short coiled-coil protein B-like, with product MEDKSHSDSSLFNVPLNSESGSGSDLDFGEISLSSKTTTSPVSCTSINDADGDNPDEAAEKARLICQVLELQNTLGDLSQRVDLVKEENLKLKSENQVLGQYIENLMSSSSVFQNTNAKNKKK from the exons ATGGAAGATAAATCTCACAGTGATAGTTCGCTGTTTAACGTACCACTGAATAGCGAGTCGGGGTCTGGAAGTGACTTGGATTTTGGGGAAATATCGTTAAGTTCTAAAACTACAACATCACCTGTTTCATGCACCTCAATCAATGATGCAG ACGGTGATAATCCTGATGAAGCTGCAGAAAAAGCAAGATTAATATGTCAAGTACTGGAACTCCAGAACACACTTGGAGATTTATCACAGCGAGTTGATTTGGTAAAAGAAgaaaacttgaaattgaaaTCAGAAAACCAAGTATTAGgacaatatattgaaaatttgatgtCAAGTTCATCAGTATTTCAGAacacaaatgcaaaaaataagaaaaagtaa
- the LOC120340698 gene encoding succinate dehydrogenase [ubiquinone] iron-sulfur subunit, mitochondrial-like, whose protein sequence is MTSGLMISRTVMRKSYQSLLGMSFSSLRTSATMAKTQDSPRMKKFSIYRWDPEKKGKLPVMQIYEVDLDDCGPMVLDALIKIKNEIDPTLTFRRSCREGICGSCAMNINGGNHLACLSKIDENLKKTTRIYPLPHMFVVKDLVPDMNNFYAQYRSIEPYLKQKDASKKGVENYQSVEDRQKLDGLYECILCACCSTSCPSYWWSSDKYLGPAVLMQAYRWIIDNRDDYTEERLQKLNDPFSVFKCHTIMNCTATCPKGLNPGLAIAEIKKRLAQS, encoded by the exons ATGACTTCTGGCCTGATGATTTCTCGCACAGTGATGCGAAAATCATATCAGAGCCTGCTTGGTATGTCATTCTCGTCTCTGAGAACTTCTGCTACTATGGCCAAGACCCAAGATTCCCCTCGTATGAAAAAGTTTTCTATTTATCGATGGGATCCTGAGAAAAAAGGAAAACTACCAGTCATGCAGATTTATGAAGTTGATCTGGACGACTGTGGCCCTATGGTTCTTGATGCtctcataaaaattaaaaatgagatTGACCCAACGCTAACATTTCGGAGATCTTGCAGAGAAGGAATATGTGGTTCATGTGCCATGAACATCAATGGTGGAAATCATCTGGCATGCCTTTC aaaaattgatgaaaaccTGAAAAAGACAACAAGGATTTATCCTCTTCCTCATATGTTCGTTGTGAAAGACCTTGTCCCTGATATGAATAATTTTTACGCTCAATACCGTTCAATCGAGCCCTACTTGAAGCAAAAGGATGCCAGCAAGAAAGGTGTTGAAAATTATCAATCGGTGGAAGACAGGCAAAAGTTGGATGGTCTGTATGAATGCATCTTGTGTGCTTGTTGTTCTACATCATGCCCAAGTTACTGGTGGAGTTCTGACAAATATCTTGGCCCAGCAGTGTTGATGCAAGCGTATAGGTGGATTATTGATAATCGCGATGACTACACTGAAGAAAGGCTTCAAAAACTAAATGATCCATTTTCTGTTTTCAAATGTCACACTATCATGAACTGTACTGCAACTTGTCCAAAAGGTCTCAACCCTGGTCTAGCAATTGCAGAAATCAAGAAACGATTAGCCCAGTCATAG